The Arthrobacter burdickii genomic interval TGTATCCGAACTTCCCCCTGGCGCAACCGGATTACGCGAACCTGCCGGTCGCGCCGGACCGGCAGCGGCAGACGGTGGCACTCGGCCTCCGGCTCTTCCGCCGCGCGGGCGTGCCCATCGCGCTCCTGCAGCGCAAGGCGGATCCGCGGTACGGACGGCAGTCCGCCTCCCTCGAGGTGCTCTGCCCGGACCCAGCGGTGACCGCCGACTTCCTCGCGGAGTTCCGGCGGCGGATGCAGCGCGAGAGTGTCCTGAAGGGCCAGATCCTGTCCTTCACGATGGAGGACTTCGGCCCGAGCAGCGCCGGCGTGACGTTCCACGCGCGCCCCACCCTGACGGCCGACGACGTCATCCTTCCCGAGGGGCTCCTGGCGAGGGTCACGGAGCATGCCCTCGGTATCGCAGCCCACCGCGAAGCGCTGGTGGCGGCCGGTCAGCACCTCAAGCGCGGCATCCTCCTGTACGGTCCGCCGGGGACGGGCAAGACCCACACCGTCCGCTTCCTGCTGAGCGCGAGCACGGGAACGACGGCGATCCTGCTGTCCGGCGGCACCCTCGCCCACGTGGGGGAGGCGGCCCGCATGGCACGCGCCCTGCAGCCGTCGATCGTGGTGCTCGAGGATTGCGACCTGATCGCCGAGGACCGCAGCTTCGGCCACGGACCCCAGCCCCTGCTGTTCGAGGTGCTGGATGCGATGGACGGGCTCGACGACGACGCCGACGTCACCTTCGTCCTCACCACCAACCGCGTCGACATGCTCGAGCGCGCGCTCGCACAACGCCCGGGCCGCGTGGACCTGGCCGTCGAGGTGCCCCTGCCTGCCGAGCACGAGCGGGCGGAGCTGCTGCGGCTCTACGCCCGGAACCTCCCGTTCAGCCCCGGGGCCATCGGCTCCGCTGCAGCGCACATCGAGGGCACGACGGCGTCCTTCACGCGGGAGCTGGTGCGGCGCGCGGTCCTCGCTGCCGCACTGCAGGGCGTGCCGGTGGCGGACG includes:
- a CDS encoding AAA family ATPase produces the protein MQDDVAGFISTFGTLVRLAQEAQPSTARGRELLDTLSAHLGAEAGSVPVVVEDVSGSRYVDADIILVSLTGPGGRLVGIGGGDQRHHMSLSDMLQQSALYPNFPLAQPDYANLPVAPDRQRQTVALGLRLFRRAGVPIALLQRKADPRYGRQSASLEVLCPDPAVTADFLAEFRRRMQRESVLKGQILSFTMEDFGPSSAGVTFHARPTLTADDVILPEGLLARVTEHALGIAAHREALVAAGQHLKRGILLYGPPGTGKTHTVRFLLSASTGTTAILLSGGTLAHVGEAARMARALQPSIVVLEDCDLIAEDRSFGHGPQPLLFEVLDAMDGLDDDADVTFVLTTNRVDMLERALAQRPGRVDLAVEVPLPAEHERAELLRLYARNLPFSPGAIGSAAAHIEGTTASFTRELVRRAVLAAALQGVPVADDHLLAAVDELMADAASLTRSLLGSNYPASDDGFSEGQETLPAGPGLAPYSGIYPPEYGSAFTASSEEQVQQGLADGGYSEDGFQGDGVEGIDRAEGPG